A genomic window from Megalobrama amblycephala isolate DHTTF-2021 linkage group LG2, ASM1881202v1, whole genome shotgun sequence includes:
- the LOC125256643 gene encoding AP-4 complex accessory subunit RUSC2-like isoform X1 has product MDVSPKSGETLIVCHIHGHSVGWHLYNSVQTSRQPRSQNLTHSISLPERGDLPREALDYGSLSHTRKSSSTETEEKKVTENSRGYESFPVLCVLSENSPSSSPQLNEEPSHCRGNPRWQNLFIPESEVNEDEEDEDSDGDNLHKYHEGSSLQLQGNVTQCNMNPFSQAKVNKEQGRELETCCWDCGDSKGTPVLMECDEQDWGDEEEFSKQTLEESGSWAPTENLIESFTQNQTDYITDSSCNSSDGVLVNFSAIYNKTNNAVPATPLSLDSPVHGSGAMLQDSSNPLPSWSSHSTDPNCNIYPSNSDGFPSMEISDLTMCLQSQARLAGSTQNYYKLVTCDLSSQSSPSPPWSSLTSFSETQSQGSCSPPSEYFLFGHSAGDERRKPKVDQSEHQGDEGKSNRRAAKDQSKGTKETMAHIKTCQSASGEHGSCNYTKATQSQSWTGSQKCSTLLKLGALQNSCPSNLDTNLSSPLYRQHATSFVEIVRSKKGNGESSMKKSIEDPSGSHFIHNLSSIQKQDDSEMAAESLSADSSSQSNPEGACASSPEVVRYTKAQRPTFLPIQPFVLQAPSGKQSKTLGSLLNQYISHKYCKPGPSKATCKSKVHPLHIQPSPLGSSSNIHLEAGTSSDSCSTCTSSPILPHNRPHCTQPSTMLGLIHQDLIRNPHMSPNMRSRNPQSPEQTDGSPKAYSSQSQKQSWSGKQVSQICLPEQVSLVQETTGPLDASHPLHQSSSPAITSVTSLTSISSLISLPGTGQKSIWPFETASQVCMNEEPKTNADYIFGPRRSPCVMRERQHSDSFSMTDRPPEEFCLSPEAPSDILSIDLLHKRSMLKAVSLAVDIITAHFNSRQDPGEKIRLGNSSLCTTISHLVLKQLYPTIQNILQDGLKAYKLDLIIGQRRNKLWNIVEATAQPGSSTRLPDSLVSVVKKCSQLPSRMRFSAFIIDLLNFRALEFWIHHLYTCVDVVTEHYHQWGFLALAQGPIYGPLFQELLLLLQPLSLVPFDLHLPPEPNLQRMETQKHSTPLPHRLLAQSAQFLQMSSIQTNSRVRVTVTSASHSDVSKRVTDGFGINQTPTSKSGTQKKEDEGTEMENTEMPLSSTSSLEDKHFSELRWARLFGSGVGTPVGPQKVQKSISGSLRSRSVAVIPQNNFTLLTSVVFISEHLSSSRRPSEWLKLGASKVDLLAQSVWTRKWPEAHLSGNHDRKQQIKMKY; this is encoded by the exons ATGGACGTCTCCCCAAAGTCAGGAGAAACTCTGATTGTGTGCCATATCCATGGCCACTCTGTTGGGTGGCATTTATATAACTCAGTACAGACATCTAGGCAGCCACGCTCTCAGAATTTAACCCACAGTATATCCCTACCTGAGAGAGGAGATCTGCCGAGGGAAGCACTTGACTATGGCAGTCTAAGCCACACAAGGAAGTCAAGTTCAACAGAAACAGAAGAAAAGAAGGTGACTGAAAATTCTAGAGGATATGAATCGTTCCCAGTGCTTTGTGTTTTGTCAGAGAACTCTCCATCATCCAGTCCTCAACTAAATGAAGAGCCATCCCATTGCAGAGGTAATCCCAGATGGCAAAACCTTTTCATCCCTGAATCAGAAGTGAATGAGGATGAAGAGGATGAGGACTCGGATGGAGACAACTTGCATAAGTACCATGAGGGGTCATCCCTTCAACTACAAGGAAATGTGACTCAGTGTAATATGAATCCTTTTAGCCAAGCCAAAGTAAACAAAGAACAAGGGAGGGAGCTTGAAACATGTTGCTGGGATTGTGGGGATAGCAAAGGAACCCCTGTTTTAATGGAATGTGATGAACAGGATTGGGGTGATGAGGAAGAGTTTAGCAAGCAAACTCTTGAGGAATCTGGAAGCTGGGCTCCAACTGAAAATCTTATTGAATCCTTTACTCAAAACCAAACAGACTATATCACTGACTCTTCCTGTAATAGCTCAGATGGAGTACTAGTTAACTTCAGTGCCATATACAACAAAACCAACAATGCAGTTCCTGCAACTCCACTTAGCCTAGATAGTCCTGTTCATGGATCAGGTGCAATGTTACAAGACAGTTCAAACCCTTTGCCTAGCTGGTCATCTCACAGCACTGATCCAAACTGCAACATCTATCCATCCAACTCTGATGGCTTCCCATCAATGGAAATCTCTGACCTCACCATGTGTCTGCAGAGTCAGGCACGGTTAGCAGGTTCCACCCAGAATTACTATAAACTGGTGACATGTGACCTATCATCCCAGTCTTCACCCAGTCCACCCTGGTCCTCTTTGACCAGTTTCTCTGAGACTCAAAGCCAGGGAAGCTGTTCTCCACCTTCAGAATATTTCCTTTTTGGACATTCAGCGGGAGATGAAAGGAGGAAGCCAAAGGTTGACCAAAGTGAACACCAG GGTGATGAAGGGAAGAGTAATAGACGAGCCGCTAAGGACCAATCTAAGGGAACAAAAGAGACAATGGCACACATAAAAACTTGCCAATCTGCTTCAGGAGAACATGGTAGTTGTAATTATACCAAGGCTACTCAGTCTCAAAGCTGGACTGGCAGCCAGAAATGTTCTACCTTATTGAAGCTGGGAGCCCTACAAAACAGCTGTCCCAGCAATTTAGACACAAACTTATCTTCACCACTATATAGGCAACATGCCACCTCTTTTGTAGAAATTGTCCGAAGTAAGAAGGGAAATGGAGAATCATCTATGAAAAAGAGCATAGAGGATCCATCAGGCTCACACTTCATCCATAATCTCTcctccatccagaaacaggatGATTCAGAGATGGCAGCAGAGTCACTGAGTGCTGACAGCAGTAGTCAGTCCAATCCAGAAG GTGCATGTGCTTCATCCCCAGAAGTTGTGCGATACACAAAAGCACAAAGGCCCACCTTTCTCCCCATCCAGCCCTTTGTGCTTCAGGCTCCCTCAGGAAAACAGAGCAAGACTCTTGGTTCTCTTCTCAATCAGTACATTAGCCACAAGTACTGCAAGCCTGGTCCATCCAAAGCTACTTGCAAAAGCAAGGTACATCCACTCCACATACAACCCTCACCTCTTGGGAGTTCCTCTAACATTCACCTGGAGGCAGGAACCAGTTCAGACAGTTGTTCCACCTGCACATCAAGTCCTATTTTGCCCCATAACCGCCCCCATTGTACCCAGCCCAGCACAATGTTAGGGCTCATTCACCAGGACTTGATCAGAAATCCACATATGAGTCCAAATATGAGATCAAGAAACCCTCAAAGCCCAGAGCAAACAGACGGGAGTCCAAAGGCCTACTCAAGTCAAAGTCAAAAACAATCTTGGTCTGGAAAACAAGTTTCTCAGATTTGTCTTCCTGAGCAGGTGTCCCTTGTTCAGGAGACCACAGGTCCTTTGGATGCATCCCACCCTTTACATCAAAGCTCCTCCCCTGCCATTACCTCAGTCACCTCCTTGACCTCTATCTCCTCCCTCATCTCTCTACCTGGCACTGGACAGAAATCCATCTGGCCTTTTGAAACAGCATCACAGGTCTGCATGAATGAAGAACCCAAGACCAATGCTGACTACATCTTTGGGCCAAGGAGATCACCTT GTGTTATGAGGGAACGTCAACACAGTGACTCATTCTCCATGACTGACAGACCCCCTGAGGAGTTCTGCCTTTCCCCAGAAGCCCCTTCAGATATTCTTTCAATTGATCTTCTGCACAAGAGAA GTATGTTGAAAGCTGTGAGTTTGGCAGTGGATATAATAACAGCTCATTTCAACTCAAGACAAGACCCAGGGGAAAAG atCAGACTGGGAAACAGTTCACTGTGCACCACAATCAGCCACCTTGTCCTTAAACAGCTCTACCCCACAATCCAGAACATTCTTCAAGATGGTTTGAAAGCATATAAATTGGATTTGATTATTGGACAGCGACGCAACAAACTATGGAACATCGTAGAGGCCACGGCACAACCAG GCTCATCTACCCGACTGCCTGACAGCTTGGTATCTGTGGTAAAAAAATGTTCCCAGTTACCAAGTCGCATGCGGTTCAGTGCCTTCATCATAGATCTGCTAAA CTTCCGTGCTTTGGAATTTTGGATCCATCATTTATACACTTGTGTAG ATGTTGTGACGGAACACTATCACCAATGGGGTTTCTTGGCTCTGGCCCAGGGGCCAATTTATGGACCACTGTTCCAAGAGCTGCTTCTTCTGCTGCAGCCACTCTCCCTGGTGCCCTTTGACCTCCATCTGCCACCTGAACCTAACCTTCAAAGGATGGAAACGCAAAAGCACAGTACACCTCTGCCTCATCGGCTACTTGCCCAGTCAGCTCAGTTTCTTCAGATGAGCTCTATCCAGACGAACAGCAGAGTCAGAGTCACTGTGACTTCCGCAAGTCACAGTGATGTTAGTAAAAGGGTAACTGATGGATTTGGAATCAATCAGACACCCACCTCAAAGAGTGGAACACAGAAGAAAGAAGATGAAGGAACTGAAATGGAAAACACTGAGATGCCACTATCTTCAACAAGTTCTCTGGAGGACAAACACTTCAGTGAGCTACGTTGGGCCAGACTCTTTGGCTCTGGAGTTGGAACCCCAGTTGGGCCACAGAAGGTGCAAAAGAGCATTAGTGGATCTCTGAGAAGTAGGTCAGTAGCTGTCATTCCTCAAAATAATTTCACTTTGTTAACTTCGGTTGTCTTTATATCAGAACATTTGTCTTCTTCTAGGCGGCCCTCAGAATGGCTTAAGCTTGGTGCATCAAAAGTGGATCTGCTAGCACAGTCAGTGTGGACAAGGAAATGGCCAGAGGCTCATCTAAGTGGtaatcatgacagaaaacagcAAATAAAGATGAAATATTAA
- the LOC125256643 gene encoding AP-4 complex accessory subunit RUSC2-like isoform X2 has product MDVSPKSGETLIVCHIHGHSVGWHLYNSVQTSRQPRSQNLTHSISLPERGDLPREALDYGSLSHTRKSSSTETEEKKVTENSRGYESFPVLCVLSENSPSSSPQLNEEPSHCRGNPRWQNLFIPESEVNEDEEDEDSDGDNLHKYHEGSSLQLQGNVTQCNMNPFSQAKVNKEQGRELETCCWDCGDSKGTPVLMECDEQDWGDEEEFSKQTLEESGSWAPTENLIESFTQNQTDYITDSSCNSSDGVLVNFSAIYNKTNNAVPATPLSLDSPVHGSGAMLQDSSNPLPSWSSHSTDPNCNIYPSNSDGFPSMEISDLTMCLQSQARLAGSTQNYYKLVTCDLSSQSSPSPPWSSLTSFSETQSQGSCSPPSEYFLFGHSAGDERRKPKVDQSEHQGDEGKSNRRAAKDQSKGTKETMAHIKTCQSASGEHGSCNYTKATQSQSWTGSQKCSTLLKLGALQNSCPSNLDTNLSSPLYRQHATSFVEIVRSKKGNGESSMKKSIEDPSGSHFIHNLSSIQKQDDSEMAAESLSADSSSQSNPEGACASSPEVVRYTKAQRPTFLPIQPFVLQAPSGKQSKTLGSLLNQYISHKYCKPGPSKATCKSKVHPLHIQPSPLGSSSNIHLEAGTSSDSCSTCTSSPILPHNRPHCTQPSTMLGLIHQDLIRNPHMSPNMRSRNPQSPEQTDGSPKAYSSQSQKQSWSGKQVSQICLPEQVSLVQETTGPLDASHPLHQSSSPAITSVTSLTSISSLISLPGTGQKSIWPFETASQVCMNEEPKTNADYIFGPRRSPCVMRERQHSDSFSMTDRPPEEFCLSPEAPSDILSIDLLHKRSMLKAVSLAVDIITAHFNSRQDPGEKIRLGNSSLCTTISHLVLKQLYPTIQNILQDGLKAYKLDLIIGQRRNKLWNIVEATAQPGSSTRLPDSLVSVVKKCSQLPSRMRFSAFIIDLLNFRALEFWIHHLYTCVDVVTEHYHQWGFLALAQGPIYGPLFQELLLLLQPLSLVPFDLHLPPEPNLQRMETQKHSTPLPHRLLAQSAQFLQMSSIQTNSRVRVTVTSASHSDVSKRVTDGFGINQTPTSKSGTQKKEDEGTEMENTEMPLSSTSSLEDKHFSELRWARLFGSGVGTPVGPQKVQKSISGSLRSRRPSEWLKLGASKVDLLAQSVWTRKWPEAHLSGNHDRKQQIKMKY; this is encoded by the exons ATGGACGTCTCCCCAAAGTCAGGAGAAACTCTGATTGTGTGCCATATCCATGGCCACTCTGTTGGGTGGCATTTATATAACTCAGTACAGACATCTAGGCAGCCACGCTCTCAGAATTTAACCCACAGTATATCCCTACCTGAGAGAGGAGATCTGCCGAGGGAAGCACTTGACTATGGCAGTCTAAGCCACACAAGGAAGTCAAGTTCAACAGAAACAGAAGAAAAGAAGGTGACTGAAAATTCTAGAGGATATGAATCGTTCCCAGTGCTTTGTGTTTTGTCAGAGAACTCTCCATCATCCAGTCCTCAACTAAATGAAGAGCCATCCCATTGCAGAGGTAATCCCAGATGGCAAAACCTTTTCATCCCTGAATCAGAAGTGAATGAGGATGAAGAGGATGAGGACTCGGATGGAGACAACTTGCATAAGTACCATGAGGGGTCATCCCTTCAACTACAAGGAAATGTGACTCAGTGTAATATGAATCCTTTTAGCCAAGCCAAAGTAAACAAAGAACAAGGGAGGGAGCTTGAAACATGTTGCTGGGATTGTGGGGATAGCAAAGGAACCCCTGTTTTAATGGAATGTGATGAACAGGATTGGGGTGATGAGGAAGAGTTTAGCAAGCAAACTCTTGAGGAATCTGGAAGCTGGGCTCCAACTGAAAATCTTATTGAATCCTTTACTCAAAACCAAACAGACTATATCACTGACTCTTCCTGTAATAGCTCAGATGGAGTACTAGTTAACTTCAGTGCCATATACAACAAAACCAACAATGCAGTTCCTGCAACTCCACTTAGCCTAGATAGTCCTGTTCATGGATCAGGTGCAATGTTACAAGACAGTTCAAACCCTTTGCCTAGCTGGTCATCTCACAGCACTGATCCAAACTGCAACATCTATCCATCCAACTCTGATGGCTTCCCATCAATGGAAATCTCTGACCTCACCATGTGTCTGCAGAGTCAGGCACGGTTAGCAGGTTCCACCCAGAATTACTATAAACTGGTGACATGTGACCTATCATCCCAGTCTTCACCCAGTCCACCCTGGTCCTCTTTGACCAGTTTCTCTGAGACTCAAAGCCAGGGAAGCTGTTCTCCACCTTCAGAATATTTCCTTTTTGGACATTCAGCGGGAGATGAAAGGAGGAAGCCAAAGGTTGACCAAAGTGAACACCAG GGTGATGAAGGGAAGAGTAATAGACGAGCCGCTAAGGACCAATCTAAGGGAACAAAAGAGACAATGGCACACATAAAAACTTGCCAATCTGCTTCAGGAGAACATGGTAGTTGTAATTATACCAAGGCTACTCAGTCTCAAAGCTGGACTGGCAGCCAGAAATGTTCTACCTTATTGAAGCTGGGAGCCCTACAAAACAGCTGTCCCAGCAATTTAGACACAAACTTATCTTCACCACTATATAGGCAACATGCCACCTCTTTTGTAGAAATTGTCCGAAGTAAGAAGGGAAATGGAGAATCATCTATGAAAAAGAGCATAGAGGATCCATCAGGCTCACACTTCATCCATAATCTCTcctccatccagaaacaggatGATTCAGAGATGGCAGCAGAGTCACTGAGTGCTGACAGCAGTAGTCAGTCCAATCCAGAAG GTGCATGTGCTTCATCCCCAGAAGTTGTGCGATACACAAAAGCACAAAGGCCCACCTTTCTCCCCATCCAGCCCTTTGTGCTTCAGGCTCCCTCAGGAAAACAGAGCAAGACTCTTGGTTCTCTTCTCAATCAGTACATTAGCCACAAGTACTGCAAGCCTGGTCCATCCAAAGCTACTTGCAAAAGCAAGGTACATCCACTCCACATACAACCCTCACCTCTTGGGAGTTCCTCTAACATTCACCTGGAGGCAGGAACCAGTTCAGACAGTTGTTCCACCTGCACATCAAGTCCTATTTTGCCCCATAACCGCCCCCATTGTACCCAGCCCAGCACAATGTTAGGGCTCATTCACCAGGACTTGATCAGAAATCCACATATGAGTCCAAATATGAGATCAAGAAACCCTCAAAGCCCAGAGCAAACAGACGGGAGTCCAAAGGCCTACTCAAGTCAAAGTCAAAAACAATCTTGGTCTGGAAAACAAGTTTCTCAGATTTGTCTTCCTGAGCAGGTGTCCCTTGTTCAGGAGACCACAGGTCCTTTGGATGCATCCCACCCTTTACATCAAAGCTCCTCCCCTGCCATTACCTCAGTCACCTCCTTGACCTCTATCTCCTCCCTCATCTCTCTACCTGGCACTGGACAGAAATCCATCTGGCCTTTTGAAACAGCATCACAGGTCTGCATGAATGAAGAACCCAAGACCAATGCTGACTACATCTTTGGGCCAAGGAGATCACCTT GTGTTATGAGGGAACGTCAACACAGTGACTCATTCTCCATGACTGACAGACCCCCTGAGGAGTTCTGCCTTTCCCCAGAAGCCCCTTCAGATATTCTTTCAATTGATCTTCTGCACAAGAGAA GTATGTTGAAAGCTGTGAGTTTGGCAGTGGATATAATAACAGCTCATTTCAACTCAAGACAAGACCCAGGGGAAAAG atCAGACTGGGAAACAGTTCACTGTGCACCACAATCAGCCACCTTGTCCTTAAACAGCTCTACCCCACAATCCAGAACATTCTTCAAGATGGTTTGAAAGCATATAAATTGGATTTGATTATTGGACAGCGACGCAACAAACTATGGAACATCGTAGAGGCCACGGCACAACCAG GCTCATCTACCCGACTGCCTGACAGCTTGGTATCTGTGGTAAAAAAATGTTCCCAGTTACCAAGTCGCATGCGGTTCAGTGCCTTCATCATAGATCTGCTAAA CTTCCGTGCTTTGGAATTTTGGATCCATCATTTATACACTTGTGTAG ATGTTGTGACGGAACACTATCACCAATGGGGTTTCTTGGCTCTGGCCCAGGGGCCAATTTATGGACCACTGTTCCAAGAGCTGCTTCTTCTGCTGCAGCCACTCTCCCTGGTGCCCTTTGACCTCCATCTGCCACCTGAACCTAACCTTCAAAGGATGGAAACGCAAAAGCACAGTACACCTCTGCCTCATCGGCTACTTGCCCAGTCAGCTCAGTTTCTTCAGATGAGCTCTATCCAGACGAACAGCAGAGTCAGAGTCACTGTGACTTCCGCAAGTCACAGTGATGTTAGTAAAAGGGTAACTGATGGATTTGGAATCAATCAGACACCCACCTCAAAGAGTGGAACACAGAAGAAAGAAGATGAAGGAACTGAAATGGAAAACACTGAGATGCCACTATCTTCAACAAGTTCTCTGGAGGACAAACACTTCAGTGAGCTACGTTGGGCCAGACTCTTTGGCTCTGGAGTTGGAACCCCAGTTGGGCCACAGAAGGTGCAAAAGAGCATTAGTGGATCTCTGAGAAGTAG GCGGCCCTCAGAATGGCTTAAGCTTGGTGCATCAAAAGTGGATCTGCTAGCACAGTCAGTGTGGACAAGGAAATGGCCAGAGGCTCATCTAAGTGGtaatcatgacagaaaacagcAAATAAAGATGAAATATTAA
- the LOC125256643 gene encoding AP-4 complex accessory subunit RUSC2-like isoform X3 → MDVSPKSGETLIVCHIHGHSVGWHLYNSVQTSRQPRSQNLTHSISLPERGDLPREALDYGSLSHTRKSSSTETEEKKVTENSRGYESFPVLCVLSENSPSSSPQLNEEPSHCRGNPRWQNLFIPESEVNEDEEDEDSDGDNLHKYHEGSSLQLQGNVTQCNMNPFSQAKVNKEQGRELETCCWDCGDSKGTPVLMECDEQDWGDEEEFSKQTLEESGSWAPTENLIESFTQNQTDYITDSSCNSSDGVLVNFSAIYNKTNNAVPATPLSLDSPVHGSGAMLQDSSNPLPSWSSHSTDPNCNIYPSNSDGFPSMEISDLTMCLQSQARLAGSTQNYYKLVTCDLSSQSSPSPPWSSLTSFSETQSQGSCSPPSEYFLFGHSAGDERRKPKVDQSEHQGDEGKSNRRAAKDQSKGTKETMAHIKTCQSASGEHGSCNYTKATQSQSWTGSQKCSTLLKLGALQNSCPSNLDTNLSSPLYRQHATSFVEIVRSKKGNGESSMKKSIEDPSGSHFIHNLSSIQKQDDSEMAAESLSADSSSQSNPEGACASSPEVVRYTKAQRPTFLPIQPFVLQAPSGKQSKTLGSLLNQYISHKYCKPGPSKATCKSKVHPLHIQPSPLGSSSNIHLEAGTSSDSCSTCTSSPILPHNRPHCTQPSTMLGLIHQDLIRNPHMSPNMRSRNPQSPEQTDGSPKAYSSQSQKQSWSGKQVSQICLPEQVSLVQETTGPLDASHPLHQSSSPAITSVTSLTSISSLISLPGTGQKSIWPFETASQVCMNEEPKTNADYIFGPRRSPCVMRERQHSDSFSMTDRPPEEFCLSPEAPSDILSIDLLHKRSMLKAVSLAVDIITAHFNSRQDPGEKIRLGNSSLCTTISHLVLKQLYPTIQNILQDGLKAYKLDLIIGQRRNKLWNIVEATAQPGSSTRLPDSLVSVVKKCSQLPSRMRFSAFIIDLLNFRALEFWIHHLYTCVDVVTEHYHQWGFLALAQGPIYGPLFQELLLLLQPLSLVPFDLHLPPEPNLQRMETQKHSTPLPHRLLAQSAQFLQMSSIQTNSRVRVTVTSASHSDVSKRVTDGFGINQTPTSKSGTQKKEDEGTEMENTEMPLSSTSSLEDKHFSELRWARLFGSGVGTPVGPQKVQKSISGSLRSGPQNGLSLVHQKWIC, encoded by the exons ATGGACGTCTCCCCAAAGTCAGGAGAAACTCTGATTGTGTGCCATATCCATGGCCACTCTGTTGGGTGGCATTTATATAACTCAGTACAGACATCTAGGCAGCCACGCTCTCAGAATTTAACCCACAGTATATCCCTACCTGAGAGAGGAGATCTGCCGAGGGAAGCACTTGACTATGGCAGTCTAAGCCACACAAGGAAGTCAAGTTCAACAGAAACAGAAGAAAAGAAGGTGACTGAAAATTCTAGAGGATATGAATCGTTCCCAGTGCTTTGTGTTTTGTCAGAGAACTCTCCATCATCCAGTCCTCAACTAAATGAAGAGCCATCCCATTGCAGAGGTAATCCCAGATGGCAAAACCTTTTCATCCCTGAATCAGAAGTGAATGAGGATGAAGAGGATGAGGACTCGGATGGAGACAACTTGCATAAGTACCATGAGGGGTCATCCCTTCAACTACAAGGAAATGTGACTCAGTGTAATATGAATCCTTTTAGCCAAGCCAAAGTAAACAAAGAACAAGGGAGGGAGCTTGAAACATGTTGCTGGGATTGTGGGGATAGCAAAGGAACCCCTGTTTTAATGGAATGTGATGAACAGGATTGGGGTGATGAGGAAGAGTTTAGCAAGCAAACTCTTGAGGAATCTGGAAGCTGGGCTCCAACTGAAAATCTTATTGAATCCTTTACTCAAAACCAAACAGACTATATCACTGACTCTTCCTGTAATAGCTCAGATGGAGTACTAGTTAACTTCAGTGCCATATACAACAAAACCAACAATGCAGTTCCTGCAACTCCACTTAGCCTAGATAGTCCTGTTCATGGATCAGGTGCAATGTTACAAGACAGTTCAAACCCTTTGCCTAGCTGGTCATCTCACAGCACTGATCCAAACTGCAACATCTATCCATCCAACTCTGATGGCTTCCCATCAATGGAAATCTCTGACCTCACCATGTGTCTGCAGAGTCAGGCACGGTTAGCAGGTTCCACCCAGAATTACTATAAACTGGTGACATGTGACCTATCATCCCAGTCTTCACCCAGTCCACCCTGGTCCTCTTTGACCAGTTTCTCTGAGACTCAAAGCCAGGGAAGCTGTTCTCCACCTTCAGAATATTTCCTTTTTGGACATTCAGCGGGAGATGAAAGGAGGAAGCCAAAGGTTGACCAAAGTGAACACCAG GGTGATGAAGGGAAGAGTAATAGACGAGCCGCTAAGGACCAATCTAAGGGAACAAAAGAGACAATGGCACACATAAAAACTTGCCAATCTGCTTCAGGAGAACATGGTAGTTGTAATTATACCAAGGCTACTCAGTCTCAAAGCTGGACTGGCAGCCAGAAATGTTCTACCTTATTGAAGCTGGGAGCCCTACAAAACAGCTGTCCCAGCAATTTAGACACAAACTTATCTTCACCACTATATAGGCAACATGCCACCTCTTTTGTAGAAATTGTCCGAAGTAAGAAGGGAAATGGAGAATCATCTATGAAAAAGAGCATAGAGGATCCATCAGGCTCACACTTCATCCATAATCTCTcctccatccagaaacaggatGATTCAGAGATGGCAGCAGAGTCACTGAGTGCTGACAGCAGTAGTCAGTCCAATCCAGAAG GTGCATGTGCTTCATCCCCAGAAGTTGTGCGATACACAAAAGCACAAAGGCCCACCTTTCTCCCCATCCAGCCCTTTGTGCTTCAGGCTCCCTCAGGAAAACAGAGCAAGACTCTTGGTTCTCTTCTCAATCAGTACATTAGCCACAAGTACTGCAAGCCTGGTCCATCCAAAGCTACTTGCAAAAGCAAGGTACATCCACTCCACATACAACCCTCACCTCTTGGGAGTTCCTCTAACATTCACCTGGAGGCAGGAACCAGTTCAGACAGTTGTTCCACCTGCACATCAAGTCCTATTTTGCCCCATAACCGCCCCCATTGTACCCAGCCCAGCACAATGTTAGGGCTCATTCACCAGGACTTGATCAGAAATCCACATATGAGTCCAAATATGAGATCAAGAAACCCTCAAAGCCCAGAGCAAACAGACGGGAGTCCAAAGGCCTACTCAAGTCAAAGTCAAAAACAATCTTGGTCTGGAAAACAAGTTTCTCAGATTTGTCTTCCTGAGCAGGTGTCCCTTGTTCAGGAGACCACAGGTCCTTTGGATGCATCCCACCCTTTACATCAAAGCTCCTCCCCTGCCATTACCTCAGTCACCTCCTTGACCTCTATCTCCTCCCTCATCTCTCTACCTGGCACTGGACAGAAATCCATCTGGCCTTTTGAAACAGCATCACAGGTCTGCATGAATGAAGAACCCAAGACCAATGCTGACTACATCTTTGGGCCAAGGAGATCACCTT GTGTTATGAGGGAACGTCAACACAGTGACTCATTCTCCATGACTGACAGACCCCCTGAGGAGTTCTGCCTTTCCCCAGAAGCCCCTTCAGATATTCTTTCAATTGATCTTCTGCACAAGAGAA GTATGTTGAAAGCTGTGAGTTTGGCAGTGGATATAATAACAGCTCATTTCAACTCAAGACAAGACCCAGGGGAAAAG atCAGACTGGGAAACAGTTCACTGTGCACCACAATCAGCCACCTTGTCCTTAAACAGCTCTACCCCACAATCCAGAACATTCTTCAAGATGGTTTGAAAGCATATAAATTGGATTTGATTATTGGACAGCGACGCAACAAACTATGGAACATCGTAGAGGCCACGGCACAACCAG GCTCATCTACCCGACTGCCTGACAGCTTGGTATCTGTGGTAAAAAAATGTTCCCAGTTACCAAGTCGCATGCGGTTCAGTGCCTTCATCATAGATCTGCTAAA CTTCCGTGCTTTGGAATTTTGGATCCATCATTTATACACTTGTGTAG ATGTTGTGACGGAACACTATCACCAATGGGGTTTCTTGGCTCTGGCCCAGGGGCCAATTTATGGACCACTGTTCCAAGAGCTGCTTCTTCTGCTGCAGCCACTCTCCCTGGTGCCCTTTGACCTCCATCTGCCACCTGAACCTAACCTTCAAAGGATGGAAACGCAAAAGCACAGTACACCTCTGCCTCATCGGCTACTTGCCCAGTCAGCTCAGTTTCTTCAGATGAGCTCTATCCAGACGAACAGCAGAGTCAGAGTCACTGTGACTTCCGCAAGTCACAGTGATGTTAGTAAAAGGGTAACTGATGGATTTGGAATCAATCAGACACCCACCTCAAAGAGTGGAACACAGAAGAAAGAAGATGAAGGAACTGAAATGGAAAACACTGAGATGCCACTATCTTCAACAAGTTCTCTGGAGGACAAACACTTCAGTGAGCTACGTTGGGCCAGACTCTTTGGCTCTGGAGTTGGAACCCCAGTTGGGCCACAGAAGGTGCAAAAGAGCATTAGTGGATCTCTGAGAA GCGGCCCTCAGAATGGCTTAAGCTTGGTGCATCAAAAGTGGATCTGCTAG